From Coffea arabica cultivar ET-39 chromosome 9c, Coffea Arabica ET-39 HiFi, whole genome shotgun sequence, one genomic window encodes:
- the LOC113707733 gene encoding uncharacterized protein, whose product MAFLRQVLSVLVVVLVIVLSSGSVSCQGANSSSTLQVLLEVKQSFQDPQNVLQDWSINNPNFCTWRGVSCARNPADGSLQLVSLNLSDSSLGGTISPSLGLLHDLLQLDLSSNQLSGPIPTTLSNLSSLESLLLYSNQLSGPIPSQLGILINLQILKIGDNGLTGPIPASFGNLDNLIILGLASCSLSGHIPPELGKLGQLQYLILQDNQLDGPIPAELGNCSSLAVFTAALNNLNGSIPAELGSLQNLQTLNLANNTLSGEIPAQLGEMSQLVYLNLLGNQLQGGIPKSLANLQNLQTLDLSANKLSGGIPAEFGNMGLINYLVLSSNNLSGLIPKELCTNTTNLEHLMLAQNQLYGGIPVELKDCRSLKQLDLSNNTLNSSIPLELYELAELTDLLLNNNTLVGTISPSIANLSNLQTLALYQNNLKGNLPREIGMLGNLQILYLYDNQLSGEIPEEIGNCSSLQMIDFFGNQFSGQMPMTIGRLKQLNFLHLRQNDLSGEIPASLGNCRELTILDLADNRLSGGIPPTFGNLQALQEFMLYNNSLEGTIPDELIKISNLTRVNLSSNKLNGSIAALCSSHSFLSFDVTDNAFDQEIPSQLGYSPALERLRLGNNQLTGKIPWTFGFIRELSLLDISGNSLTGSIPFQLSSCKKLTHLDLNNNLFSGPIPSWLGTLPLLGELKLSSNRFYGPLPQELFNCSKLLVLSINDNSLNGTLPPEIGRLNSLNVLNLDANQLSGPMPSTIGGLSKLYELHLARNSLSGEIPSEIGSMQNLQSILDLSYNNLTGLIPSSIGALSKLEALDLSHNELSGEVPPKVGEMISLGRLNLSYNNLQGKLDKRFAHWPVAAFVGNSLLCGSPLQSCKDFQENKNSGLSQSSVVVISAISTIVAIILLLFGAALFFRSRREVIGRASIEGSCAYWSSSSQAQKRPLFQQHAARLDIRWEDIMEATNNLSEEFMIGSGGSGTIYRAQLFNGETVAVKKIRRKDDPMLDKSFAREIKTLGRIRHRHLVKLLGYCNNKGGQSNLLIYEFMENGSAWDWLHKQPSKHKKKKGLDWEARLRIAVGLAQGVEYLHHDCVPKIIHRDIKSSNVLLDSNMEAHLGDFGLAKALTSNYDSVDTDSNLWFAGSYGYIAPEYAYSLKATEKSDVYSMGIVLMELVSGRMPTDGNFGEDIDMVRWVESRIEMQGSAREEIIDPALKPLLPHEENGAFQVLEMALQCTKTAPFERPTSRQACDLLLHIFNDRMVQSEKMSPDPYV is encoded by the exons atggcatTTCTGAGACAAGTTTTATCAGTTCTTGTCGTAGTTCTAGTCATCGTTCTTTCAAGTGGATCAGTGTCATGCCAGGGTGCAAATTCTTCATcaactcttcaagttcttttGGAGGTGAAACAGTCGTTTCAAGACCCCCAGAATGTGCTGCAAGATTGGTCCATAAACAACCCAAATTTCTGTACATGGAGAGGTGTCTCATGCGCAAGAAATCCAGCTGATGGCTCACTGCAACTGGTGAGTCTCAATCTTTCTGATTCTTCACTTGGTGGGACAATATCACCTTCCCTAGGCCTTTTGCATGACCTGCTCCAACTTGATCTTTCTTCTAATCAGCTCTCAGGCCCCATTCCAACTACTCTTTCAAACCTTTCTTCTTTGGAATCTTTGCTTCTTTACTCTAACCAGCTTTCTGGTCCCATTCCTTCTCAACTTGGCATTCTCATCAACCTCCAAATTCTCAAAATTGGTGACAATGGCCTCACAGGGCCTATTCCTGCTTCTTTTGGTAATCTTGATAATTTGATCATTCTTGGCCTGGCCTCATGCAGTCTTAGTGGTCATATACCTCCAGAGCTAGGTAAACTTGGGCAGCTTCAGTACTTGATTTTGCAGGACAATCAGCTGGATGGCCCTATTCCAGCTGAGCTTGGGAATTGTTCTAGCCTTGCTGTATTCACTGCCGCCCTTAATAACTTGAATGGATCAATTCCAGCAGAATTGGGTAGCCTTCAGAATCTCCAGACACTAAACCTTGCCAATAATACTCTTTCAGGTGAAATTCCTGCCCAGCTTGGTGAAATGAGTCAATTGGTATATTTGAATCTGCTTGGTAATCAGCTTCAAGGTGGAATTCCAAAGTCCTTGGCAAACTTGCAAAATCTTCAGACTCTAGACTTGTCAGCCAATAAGCTCTCTGGTGGAATCCCTGCTGAATTTGGTAATATGGGTCTAATCAATTACTTGGTTTTATCAAGTAACAATCTTTCTGGTCTAATTCCAAAGGAATTATGTACTAACACCACCAATTTGGAACATTTGATGCTAGCCCAAAATCAACTTTATGGTGGGATTCCTGTGGAATTGAAAGACTGCAGGTCATTGAAGCAACTTGATTTATCTAATAATACTCTAAATAGCTCAATCCCATTAGAGCTTTATGAGTTGGCTGAATTGACTGATCTCTTGCTCAACAACAATACTTTGGTTGGTACAATTTCTCCTTCTATTGCCAACCTCAGTAACCTGCAGACATTGGCATTGTACCAAAACAATTTAAAGGGCAATTTGCCTAGAGAGATTGGAATGCTAGGAAACCTTCAGATTCTTTATCTTTATGATAATCAATTATCTGGGGAGATTCCTGAAGAGATTGGTAATTGCTCAAGCTTGCAAATGATTGATTTCTTCGGAAATCAATTCTCGGGTCAGATGCCTATGACAATTGGAAGGTTAAAGCAGCTGAATTTCCTTCATCTCAGACAGAATGATCTCTCAGGTGAGATTCCAGCCAGTTTGGGAAATTGCCGTGAACTGACAATCCTTGATTTGGCAGATAATCGGCTTTCTGGTGGAATTCCTCccacttttggtaaccttcaaGCTCTGCAAGAGTTCATGCTGTACAATAATTCGCTTGAAGGTACTATCCCTGATGAActgatcaaaatttcaaatctgACAAGAGTCAATTTGTCAAGTAACAAATTGAATGGTAGCATTGCTGCACTCTGTAGTTCgcattcctttctttcttttgatgttACAGACAATGCATTTGATCAAGAAATCCCTTCACAATTAGGCTATTCACCTGCTCTTGAAAGGTTAAGATTAGGGAACAACCAATTGACTGGTAAAATCCCTTGGACATTTGGATTTATCAGGGAACTATCCCTTCTAGATATCTCAGGAAATTCACTCACTGGTTCTATACCTTTCCAGCTTTCATCGTGCAAGAAACTGACACATCTCGATCTCAATAATAACCTTTTTTCTGGACCGATTCCATCTTGGCTTGGAACTTTGCCTCTTTTGGGTGAGCTGAAGCTCTCCTCTAATCGCTTCTATGGACCTCTTCCTCAAGAATTATTTAACTGCTCCAAACTTCTAGTGCTTTCTATTAACGATAATTCACTCAATGGCACTCTTCCTCCTGAAATTGGTAGACTCAATTCTCTCAACGTCCTCAATCTTGATGCTAACCAACTTTCTGGTCCTATGCCTTCAACCATTGGTGGCTTAAGTAAACTTTACGAACTTCATCTTGCCCGAAACAGCTTAAGTGGAGAAATTCCTAGTGAGATCGGGAGTATGCAGAATCTCCAAAGTATTCTCGACTTAAGTTACAATAACCTCACTGGTCTAATCCCATCCTCCATCGGTGCACTGTCGAAACTTGAAGCGCTTGATTTATCTCACAATGAACTTTCGGGAGAAGTACCTCCTAAAGTTGGTGAGATGATCAGCTTGGGTAGGCTTAACCTTTCTTACAACAATCTCCAAGGGAAACTGGACAAGCGGTTTGCTCACTGGCCAGTTGCGGCATTTGTTGGAAATTCACTTCTTTGTGGAAGTCCTCTCCAGAGCTGCAAGGACTTCCAGGAAAATAAGAATTCAGGTCTAAGTCAGTCGTCTGTAGTGGTAATATCGGCAATATCTACCATAGTTGCCATTATTCTTCTGTTATTTGGAGCTGCCCTCTTCTTTAGAAGCAGGCGAGAAGTCATAGGGAGGGCCAGTATTGAAGGGAGCTGTGCCTATTGGTCGAGTTCTTCCCAGGCTCAAAAGCGACCACTATTTCAGCAGCATGCTGCCAGACTTGATATCAGATGGGAGGACATAATGGAAGCCACAAACAACCTCAGCGAAGAGTTTATGATTGGGTCTGGAGGATCAGGAACTATCTACAGAGCTCAGCTGTTCAATGGAGAAACAGTGGCAGTCAAGAAGATTCGAAGAAAGGATGATCCAATGCTGGACAAAAGCTTTGCGAGAGAAATTAAGACTCTTGGCAGGATCAGACACAGGCATCTGGTCAAGTTGTTGGGGTACTGTAACAACAAAGGAGGGCAATCAAATTTACTGATCTATGAATTCATGGAGAACGGAAGTGCGTGGGATTGGCTACATAAGCAACCAAGCAaacacaagaagaagaaaggccTTGACTGGGAGGCGAGACTGAGGATAGCAGTGGGGTTAGCCCAAGGAGTGGAGTATCTTCATCATGATTGTGTGCCTAAAATCATTCACAGAGATATCAAGTCTAGCAATGTGTTGCTAGACTCAAATATGGAGGCACATTTGGGCGATTTTGGACTGGCAAAAGCTCTCACCAGCAACTATGATTCTGTAGATACTGATTCAAACTTATGGTTTGCAGGCTCTTACGGCTATATTGCACCAG AGTATGCTTATTCTTTGAAAGCAACAGAGAAGAGTGATGTATACAGCATGGGCATTGTGCTCATGGAGCTAGTGAGTGGAAGAATGCCAACTGATGGGAATTTTGGCGAGGACATAGACATGGTAAGATGGGTTGAATCCCGCATTGAAATGCAAGGATCTGCTCGCGAGGAGATAATTGATCCTGCATTGAAGCCACTCTtaccccatgaagaaaatggtgcGTTCCAAGTGCTAGAAATGGCACTGCAATGTACGAAAACTGCACCTTTTGAAAGACCAACATCACGGCAAGCCTGTGATCTATTGCTGCATATATTTAACGACAGGATGGTTCAATCTGAGAAGATGAGTCCTGATCCATATGTGTAG
- the LOC113709091 gene encoding peroxidase 7-like — protein sequence MKFSISLCFLVFFFLETSAFDDDALSFLHYYRSCPDVEKIIHNKVKQWVAKDYTLAPALMRLHFHDCAVRGCDASVLLNHQGSERRSNVSKSLRGFEVIDDIKAEIEKKCPKTVSCADILTAAARDATVLAGGPFWQVPYGRKDGRVSIAKEAEMVPMGHERVTDLIEFYQSKGLNILDLVALSGAHTIGRSTCGSLQFRLFNYMGTGKPDPTINPKYLNFLRRKCRWASEYVDLDATTPKTFDVQYFKNVQNKMGLLRTDQILYSDSRTAPLVNALASQTHVFHHQFAASMVKLGNVQDYLSADDGEIRVNCNCVNA from the exons ATGAAATTCTCTATCTCTTTGTGCTTCTTggtcttcttttttcttgaaacttctgcatTTGATGATGATGCTTTGTCTTTCCTTCATTACTATAGAAGCTGCCCAGACGTTGAAAAAATAATCCACAATAAAGTCAAACAATGGGTTGCCAAAGATTACACACTTGCTCCTGCCCTCATGAGGTTGCACTTCCACGACTGTGCTGTTAGG GGATGTGATGCCTCAGTTCTTTTGAACCATCAAGGAAGTGAAAGAAGGTCTAATGTGAGCAAGTCATTGAGAGGATTTGAAGTGATTGATGATATCAAAGCAGAGATTGAGAAGAAGTGCCCTAAGACCGTCTCCTGTGCTGACATTCTCACTGCTGCTGCTAGAGATGCAACAGTTTTAGCTGGAGGTCCATTCTGGCAGGTCCCATATGGGAGGAAAGATGGACGAGTTTCCATTGCCAAGGAAGCTGAAATGGTTCCCATGGGCCACGAAAGAGTCACCGATTTGATCGAATTTTACCAGTCCAAGGGACTGAATATACTGGACTTGGTTGCCCTCTCAG GAGCTCATACAATTGGAAGAAGCACATGCGGATCGCTGCAGTTCAGATTGTTCAACTACATGGGAACTGGAAAGCCTGATCCAACCATCAACCCCAAGTATCTAAATTTCTTGAGGAGAAAATGCAGATGGGCATCAGAATACGTAGACCTTGATGCCACCACCCCTAAGACCTTTGATGTTCAGTACTTCAAGAATGTTCAGAATAAGATGGGGCTCCTAAGAACTGACCAAATCCTCTATTCTGATTCAAGGACAGCCCCTCTTGTGAATGCATTGGCTTCCCAAACTCATGTCTTTCACCATCAGTTTGCAGCATCCATGGTGAAACTTGGGAATGTTCAAGACTATTTGAGTGCTGATGACGGTGAAATCAGAGTGAATTGTAACTGTGTCAATGCTTAA
- the LOC113707779 gene encoding uncharacterized protein, translating to MPATATIVGALLGLGTQMYSNALRKLPYMRHPWEHLLGMGLGAVLANQMVKWDAKAQEDLDKLLAKAKEANERRYFDDEED from the exons ATGCCGGCGACTGCAACGATAGTTGGAGCCCTGCTGGGATTGGGGACCCAGATGTACTCCAATGCCCTCCGCAAACTCCCTTACATGCGCC ATCCGTGGGAACATTTGCTGGGGATGGGATTGGGAGCTGTGCTTGCTAATCAGATGGTGAAGTGGGACGCCAAAGCCCAAGAAGACCTCGATAAGCTCCTTGCTAAGGCTAAGGAAGCTAACGAGCGCCGTTACTTTG atgatgaagaagattaG